One genomic region from Sorangium aterium encodes:
- a CDS encoding (2,3-dihydroxybenzoyl)adenylate synthase, protein MLSGCVDWPAEFVDRYRAAGYWRGERLGEMLRTRARATPARVAVVDGARRWTYHELDERADRMAAGLRRLGIAAEQRVLVQLPNIAEFLPLCFALFRIGAIPVLALPAHRETEIVHLAELSQAVAYVIADVHVGFDYRALARSVCKRVASLRHVLVVGDAEEFVPLSEVDAPAEIMAGPDARDVALLLLSGGTTGAPKLIPRTHDDYVCNVRLSADVTALDARTRYLVSLPIAHNFALGCPGALGTLYAGGTVVFCKDPSPEAAFRLIEQEKITVTALIPPLVLLWLEAAEWVQADLSSLRWIQAGGARLKAETAARVRPVLGCGLQQVYGMAEGLLNFTRLDDGESAVINTQGRPVAEDDEVRIVDASDVEVADGEVGELQVRGPYTIRGYYRAEEYNRRAFTADGFYRSGDLVRRLASGHLVVEGRSKDVINRGGEKVPVEELENYLMAHPAIRDVAIVGVPDATMGERTCACIIARGEAPTLAEVNAYLSRLGVAAFKLPDRLKVLESFPQTSVGKVNKRALASQVCGASPAMST, encoded by the coding sequence ATGTTGAGTGGATGTGTCGATTGGCCCGCTGAATTCGTGGATCGTTATCGGGCAGCGGGGTACTGGCGAGGCGAGCGCCTCGGAGAGATGCTGCGCACGCGGGCCCGAGCGACGCCGGCGCGCGTGGCCGTCGTCGACGGAGCGCGTCGCTGGACGTACCACGAGCTCGACGAGCGCGCGGATCGCATGGCCGCGGGGCTGCGCCGGCTCGGCATCGCGGCGGAGCAGCGCGTCCTGGTTCAGCTGCCCAACATCGCCGAGTTTCTGCCTCTGTGCTTTGCGCTGTTCCGGATCGGGGCCATCCCGGTGCTGGCGCTGCCGGCGCATCGAGAGACGGAGATCGTGCATCTGGCAGAGCTCTCCCAGGCGGTCGCGTACGTGATCGCCGACGTGCATGTCGGCTTCGATTACCGGGCGCTCGCCCGTTCGGTATGCAAGCGGGTGGCGAGCCTCCGGCATGTCCTCGTGGTGGGCGATGCAGAGGAGTTCGTGCCGCTCTCCGAGGTGGATGCGCCGGCGGAGATCATGGCCGGGCCGGACGCGCGCGACGTGGCCCTGCTCTTGCTGTCGGGAGGCACGACCGGCGCTCCCAAGCTGATCCCGCGCACCCACGACGACTATGTCTGCAATGTCCGTCTCAGCGCCGATGTGACAGCCCTCGACGCGAGGACCCGGTACCTGGTGAGCCTCCCCATCGCGCACAACTTCGCCCTGGGGTGTCCAGGCGCCCTCGGCACCCTGTACGCCGGCGGTACGGTGGTGTTCTGCAAGGACCCGAGCCCCGAGGCGGCGTTTCGACTGATCGAGCAGGAGAAGATCACGGTGACCGCCCTCATCCCGCCGCTCGTCCTGCTGTGGCTCGAGGCGGCGGAGTGGGTGCAGGCCGATCTGAGCAGCTTGAGGTGGATCCAGGCGGGGGGCGCTCGCCTCAAGGCCGAGACGGCGGCGCGCGTACGACCCGTCCTCGGCTGCGGGCTGCAGCAGGTCTACGGCATGGCCGAAGGGCTGCTCAACTTCACGCGGCTCGACGACGGCGAGTCCGCCGTGATCAACACGCAAGGCCGGCCGGTCGCCGAGGACGACGAGGTGAGGATCGTCGACGCCTCGGATGTCGAGGTGGCGGACGGCGAGGTCGGTGAGCTGCAGGTCCGAGGGCCCTATACAATCCGAGGATATTATCGCGCGGAGGAGTACAATCGTCGGGCGTTCACCGCCGACGGCTTCTATCGGAGCGGGGATCTGGTGCGGCGGCTCGCCAGCGGACATCTGGTGGTGGAAGGCCGGAGCAAGGACGTGATCAACCGGGGAGGGGAGAAGGTCCCGGTCGAGGAGCTCGAGAACTATCTCATGGCTCACCCGGCGATCCGTGACGTCGCCATCGTCGGCGTCCCGGACGCCACCATGGGGGAGCGCACCTGCGCCTGCATCATCGCGCGCGGCGAGGCGCCCACGCTCGCCGAGGTGAACGCCTATCTCAGCCGTCTGGGGGTGGCCGCGTTCAAGCTGCCCGATCGTTTGAAGGTCCTGGAGAGCTTTCCGCAGACGAGCGTGGGCAAGGTCAACAAGCGGGCCCTGGCGAGTCAGGTCTGTGGCGCCTCGCCCGCCATGTCCACCTAG
- a CDS encoding thioesterase II family protein, which translates to MNRSTRSLRRILSASAQSSPHLILCPFGGASQTAFRSWKALSHVDVSASLVTYPGRDHRLHEPGMKSVQHSASELAHELCAEPPSGQWLLIGHSVGAQIAFEACRLLEQWGRAPAGLVLSACHAPHLIPRRMLSPLDDEGFVEELIRLGGCPAEFRTDPQLREVFMPMLRGDFLASESYRLALDRCTKRLRTPTLLLHGSADDEAREDEVDAWKHWLEGRVELRALAGDHFYITQDPRAFVSEVLRMFRLPSRSTAPLGQAQMPWSYFP; encoded by the coding sequence ATGAACAGATCTACCCGAAGTTTGCGCCGCATCTTGAGCGCGTCTGCGCAGTCCAGCCCGCACCTGATCCTGTGTCCCTTTGGTGGTGCGAGCCAAACGGCCTTCCGCAGCTGGAAGGCGCTGTCGCATGTGGACGTCTCGGCGTCCCTCGTGACCTACCCGGGGCGCGACCATCGTCTGCACGAGCCCGGCATGAAGAGCGTTCAGCACAGCGCGTCCGAGCTGGCGCACGAGCTGTGCGCTGAGCCTCCGAGCGGCCAGTGGCTTCTGATAGGCCACAGCGTGGGGGCGCAGATCGCGTTCGAAGCATGCCGCTTGCTCGAGCAGTGGGGTCGGGCGCCCGCCGGGCTCGTGCTGTCCGCTTGCCACGCTCCCCATCTGATCCCACGCCGCATGCTCAGCCCGCTCGATGACGAAGGGTTCGTCGAGGAGCTGATCCGCCTGGGAGGATGTCCCGCGGAGTTCCGCACCGACCCGCAGCTCCGAGAGGTGTTCATGCCGATGCTGCGCGGCGACTTCCTTGCCTCGGAGAGCTACCGCCTCGCGCTGGATCGCTGTACCAAGCGTCTCCGGACGCCGACTCTCTTGCTCCACGGATCCGCCGATGACGAAGCTCGTGAGGACGAGGTGGACGCGTGGAAGCACTGGCTGGAAGGTCGGGTCGAGCTGCGCGCGCTGGCTGGCGATCACTTCTACATCACGCAGGATCCACGGGCGTTCGTCTCGGAGGTGCTGCGCATGTTCCGGCTCCCTTCCAGGTCGACCGCGCCCCTCGGACAGGCGCAGATGCCCTGGAGCTATTTCCCCTGA
- a CDS encoding TolC family protein codes for MFRTHLRRLLVISSTALHLLMPKAAAAAEAPLTRARIAELVRAAPAARAASSEAAVAGAAVTAAGVISLENPVLSGMGGIRFNPDGGRPAAAVASLSWPLELGGRRGTRVEAAKAEQRAALATAGEAQRRLLLAALLQHALVLRDEAQVALAAERRALAQRLVAASEKRKRAGEVPEIDVALARLQEGRDAAAEATARGTREADLLGLRSMLGQASKDGAVTGALVPEEAPPPLATLLREADQRADVRAALATVEAARAKSGRELAGRWPTVNVLAQYERDDQANIGMIGLALPVPILNANRAGVATAAAEVDAATARLAASRASAAGEIQGLYARYEATRSALAHLAPAAGLSTQAVALSTRGYELGENDLASALLVRREALDAQAALLDAEHAHANAKIELLVAAGRSPQ; via the coding sequence ATGTTCCGTACGCATTTACGTCGTCTGCTGGTCATTTCCTCGACTGCTCTCCACCTCTTGATGCCGAAGGCGGCCGCCGCCGCCGAGGCCCCGCTCACGCGCGCTCGGATCGCCGAGCTCGTGCGCGCTGCGCCGGCCGCGCGCGCCGCCTCTTCCGAGGCTGCGGTCGCCGGCGCCGCCGTCACCGCCGCCGGGGTCATCTCGCTCGAAAATCCGGTCCTGTCCGGGATGGGAGGGATCCGATTCAACCCCGATGGGGGCAGGCCGGCCGCCGCCGTGGCCTCGCTGTCGTGGCCGCTGGAGCTGGGCGGCCGGCGCGGCACGCGCGTCGAGGCCGCGAAGGCGGAGCAGCGCGCCGCGCTGGCCACTGCCGGCGAGGCGCAGCGGCGCCTCCTGCTGGCCGCGCTCCTCCAGCACGCGCTCGTGCTGCGCGACGAGGCGCAGGTCGCCCTCGCGGCCGAGCGCCGCGCGCTCGCCCAGCGGCTCGTCGCCGCGTCGGAGAAGCGCAAGAGGGCGGGGGAGGTGCCGGAGATCGACGTGGCGCTCGCGCGCCTCCAGGAGGGGCGCGACGCCGCCGCCGAGGCGACCGCCCGGGGAACGCGCGAGGCCGACCTGCTGGGGCTCCGGTCGATGCTGGGTCAGGCGTCGAAGGACGGCGCGGTCACGGGCGCGCTGGTGCCCGAGGAGGCCCCGCCGCCGCTCGCGACGCTGCTTCGCGAGGCCGATCAGCGGGCCGACGTGCGCGCCGCCCTGGCGACGGTGGAGGCGGCCAGGGCCAAATCGGGTCGAGAGCTGGCCGGACGATGGCCGACCGTCAACGTGCTCGCCCAGTACGAGCGGGACGACCAGGCGAACATCGGGATGATCGGCCTCGCCTTGCCGGTGCCGATCCTGAACGCGAACCGGGCAGGGGTAGCGACGGCCGCGGCCGAGGTCGACGCCGCGACCGCCCGCCTCGCAGCGAGCCGGGCCAGCGCGGCGGGGGAGATCCAGGGGCTCTACGCGCGCTACGAGGCGACGAGGAGCGCGCTCGCCCACCTCGCGCCCGCTGCGGGTCTCTCGACGCAGGCCGTGGCGCTGTCGACGAGGGGGTACGAGCTCGGGGAGAACGACCTCGCCAGCGCCCTGCTCGTTCGCCGCGAGGCGCTCGATGCCCAGGCGGCGCTCCTCGACGCAGAACACGCCCACGCGAACGCCAAGATCGAGCTCCTGGTCGCGGCGGGGAGGTCCCCGCAATGA
- a CDS encoding efflux RND transporter periplasmic adaptor subunit, whose protein sequence is MSAAKVKIELTRAKIAGLAGGFLLLLAAAVKGALLIDHAVHDHGADEHEGHDHGEPAEAAHGHGEHDHGEHGHGEHEEGEHEEGKIKLSSEALDNARLEILAAGPGQVAETVSLPGEVALNAEALAHVTPRVSGTAREVRKQLGDTVKKGDVLAILDSREFAELQRELLTAKERLELAEANFNREEALWKEKIAAEKEFLAAKQALAEAKIEHRSAAQKLQASSGAGSGAKGGAYALIAPMDGTIIEKHINVGEVLKDDTQTFVVADLSTIWVNVTVYAKDLARVRAGQTARVRAEGIEEPADGEITYVGPVVGEKTRSATARVVLKNPGAAWRPGLFVTADVAVDQVDAPVAVSYEGVQRVEGKDVVFVQEGDAFEARAIKPGRQGKAPGAPGAELVEVLDGIAAGERYVGKNSFILKAELGKSEAGHDHAH, encoded by the coding sequence ATGAGCGCCGCGAAGGTGAAGATCGAGCTCACGCGCGCGAAGATCGCGGGGCTGGCCGGGGGATTTCTGCTGCTCCTCGCCGCAGCGGTGAAGGGGGCGCTGCTCATCGACCACGCGGTTCACGACCACGGCGCCGACGAGCACGAGGGACACGACCACGGCGAGCCGGCAGAGGCGGCCCATGGCCACGGCGAACACGACCACGGCGAGCACGGCCACGGAGAGCACGAAGAGGGCGAGCACGAGGAGGGCAAGATCAAGCTGTCGTCCGAGGCGCTCGACAACGCGCGGCTCGAGATCCTGGCGGCCGGCCCGGGCCAGGTCGCGGAGACCGTGTCGCTACCGGGAGAAGTGGCGCTCAACGCCGAAGCCCTCGCCCACGTCACGCCTCGCGTCTCCGGCACGGCGCGCGAGGTGAGGAAGCAGCTCGGCGACACCGTGAAGAAGGGCGACGTGCTCGCGATCCTCGATAGCCGTGAGTTCGCGGAGCTCCAGCGGGAGCTCCTGACCGCGAAGGAGCGGCTCGAGCTCGCGGAAGCCAACTTCAACCGCGAAGAGGCGCTCTGGAAGGAGAAGATCGCCGCCGAGAAGGAGTTCCTCGCCGCGAAGCAGGCGCTCGCCGAGGCGAAGATCGAGCATCGCAGCGCCGCCCAGAAGCTCCAGGCGTCGTCCGGCGCGGGCTCCGGGGCGAAGGGGGGCGCGTACGCGCTCATCGCGCCGATGGACGGCACGATCATCGAGAAGCACATCAACGTCGGCGAGGTGCTCAAGGACGACACGCAGACGTTCGTCGTCGCCGATCTCTCGACGATCTGGGTCAACGTCACTGTGTACGCGAAGGATCTCGCCCGCGTCCGCGCCGGCCAGACCGCCCGCGTGCGGGCGGAGGGCATCGAGGAGCCCGCGGACGGCGAGATCACGTATGTCGGCCCGGTCGTGGGCGAGAAGACGCGCTCGGCGACGGCGCGCGTCGTGCTGAAGAACCCTGGCGCCGCATGGCGGCCCGGCTTGTTCGTGACCGCCGACGTGGCCGTCGATCAGGTCGACGCGCCGGTCGCCGTCTCGTACGAGGGGGTGCAAAGGGTCGAGGGGAAAGACGTCGTGTTCGTCCAGGAGGGCGACGCGTTCGAGGCCCGCGCCATCAAGCCTGGTCGCCAGGGGAAGGCTCCAGGCGCTCCGGGCGCCGAGCTCGTGGAGGTGCTGGACGGCATCGCCGCGGGGGAGCGCTACGTCGGCAAGAACAGCTTCATCCTCAAGGCCGAGCTCGGGAAATCCGAGGCAGGCCACGACCACGCGCACTGA
- a CDS encoding efflux RND transporter permease subunit, translating into MLTLLAKILAFSVRHRWLVVVLTLAVGALGVYNFNRLPIDAVPDITNVQVQINTSVKALSPVEVERRVTFPIEWAMGGIPSVEQVRSLSRYGLSQVTVIFKDGTDIFWARQLVGERLAAAKESLPPGLGEPQMGPIATGLGEIYMWTLEASPEARRPDGKPYELTDLRTIQDWIVRPQLRTVPGVTEINSIGGYEQLYQVSPDPAKLVGYGLSFRDVLEAVARNNANAGGGYIEHKGEQYLIRATGLVQGEDDIRRILVGHHDGVPIRVGDVAEVGVGRELRTGAATEDGREVVIGTAIMLVGENSRSVSQRVSERMQSVNKSLPEGVTAKTVYDRTYLVEATLSTVQRSLLEGAALVVVVLFLLLGNVRAALIAALAIPFSMLIAITGMVEAKISGNLMSLGAIDFGLIVDGSVIIVENCVRRFAEEQHRLGRVLTRDERIELAYEASQEVRKATIFGEIIIAIVYLPILTLTGIEGKMFRPMAETVVLALAGATILSMTFIPALVALLLTGKVSEKENFLFRHAKRGYEQIIGWALAHRSAVVIGATALLAVSGLVATRLGSEFAPKLSEGALALQPARIPSIGITTSVEMQMQLERVLKERFPDEIEHIFARTGTAEVATDPMGPNVSDTYLMLKPRSGWKKAKTQEELAEAIEEVIKDLPGQNYEFSQPIELRFNELISGVRSDVAVKVFGDDLDVMLKQAQKIGGILGKTPGAADVKVEQVTGLPVLTIDVDRDAAARYGLNIADVHAVIEAAVGGISAGEVFEGDKRFDLVIRLPDAIRGDIRALQNLPVPLPEADRPEAATRTVSATDRPEQHAAFVPLGSVAKIAVEEGPNQVSRENGKRRVVVQANVRGRDLGSFVADAQQRIDAEVKLPAGYWTAWGGQFENLIAARQRLALVVPVALGLIFGLLFLSFGTLKNALLIFTGVPLALTGGIFALWIRGLPVSISAAIGFIALSGVAVLNGLVMVTFIENMRQQGESLDDAVFHGSIARLRPVLMTALVAALGFVPMALATGTGSEVQRPLATVVIGGILSSTALTLLILPTLYRLFHAREATAAPAPPLAERIIERGDPPA; encoded by the coding sequence ATGCTCACCCTCCTCGCGAAGATCCTCGCGTTCTCCGTCCGCCATCGCTGGCTCGTGGTGGTCCTCACGCTCGCGGTCGGGGCGCTCGGCGTCTACAACTTCAACCGTCTGCCGATCGACGCGGTGCCCGACATCACCAACGTCCAGGTGCAGATCAACACCTCGGTCAAGGCGCTGTCGCCCGTCGAGGTCGAGCGGCGCGTCACCTTCCCCATCGAGTGGGCGATGGGCGGCATCCCCAGCGTCGAACAGGTCCGGTCGCTCTCGCGTTACGGCCTGTCGCAGGTGACCGTCATCTTCAAGGACGGCACCGACATCTTCTGGGCGCGCCAGCTCGTGGGCGAGCGCCTCGCGGCGGCCAAGGAGAGCCTGCCACCGGGCCTCGGCGAGCCGCAGATGGGCCCGATCGCGACCGGGCTCGGCGAGATCTACATGTGGACGCTCGAGGCCTCGCCCGAGGCCCGGCGGCCCGACGGCAAACCTTACGAGCTCACCGATCTGCGCACCATCCAGGACTGGATCGTGCGCCCGCAGCTCCGCACGGTGCCGGGCGTCACGGAGATCAACTCGATCGGTGGGTATGAACAGCTCTATCAGGTCTCCCCCGATCCGGCGAAGCTCGTCGGCTACGGCCTGTCGTTCCGCGACGTGCTGGAGGCCGTCGCGCGCAACAACGCCAACGCAGGCGGCGGCTACATCGAGCACAAGGGCGAGCAGTACCTGATCCGCGCGACAGGGCTCGTTCAAGGCGAGGACGACATCCGTCGCATCCTCGTCGGCCATCACGACGGGGTCCCGATCCGCGTCGGGGACGTCGCCGAGGTGGGCGTGGGCCGTGAGCTCCGGACCGGCGCGGCGACCGAGGACGGGCGCGAGGTCGTCATCGGCACGGCCATCATGCTCGTCGGCGAGAACAGCCGGTCCGTCTCGCAGCGCGTGAGCGAGCGGATGCAGTCGGTCAACAAGTCGCTCCCTGAAGGGGTCACGGCCAAGACCGTCTATGACCGCACCTACCTGGTCGAGGCGACCTTGAGCACCGTGCAGCGGAGCCTGCTCGAGGGCGCGGCGCTGGTCGTCGTCGTCCTGTTCCTCTTGCTCGGCAACGTCCGCGCCGCGCTGATCGCCGCGCTCGCCATTCCCTTCTCGATGCTCATCGCCATCACCGGCATGGTCGAGGCCAAGATCAGCGGCAACCTGATGAGCCTCGGGGCGATCGACTTCGGCCTCATCGTCGATGGCTCGGTGATCATCGTCGAGAACTGCGTCCGGCGCTTCGCCGAGGAGCAGCACCGGCTCGGGCGGGTGCTTACCAGGGATGAGCGCATCGAGCTGGCGTACGAGGCGTCGCAGGAGGTCCGGAAGGCGACGATCTTCGGCGAGATCATCATCGCCATCGTCTATCTGCCGATCCTGACGCTCACGGGCATCGAGGGGAAGATGTTCCGGCCGATGGCGGAGACGGTGGTCCTCGCGCTCGCCGGCGCGACGATCCTGTCGATGACGTTCATCCCCGCGCTCGTGGCGCTCCTCCTGACCGGCAAAGTGTCCGAGAAGGAGAACTTCCTCTTCCGGCACGCGAAGCGCGGCTACGAGCAGATCATCGGCTGGGCCCTCGCCCACCGCAGCGCGGTGGTGATTGGCGCGACCGCCCTGCTCGCGGTCTCGGGGCTCGTCGCGACGCGGCTCGGCAGCGAGTTCGCGCCCAAGCTGAGCGAGGGCGCCCTCGCGCTCCAGCCGGCGAGGATCCCGTCCATCGGGATCACCACGAGCGTCGAGATGCAGATGCAGCTCGAGCGCGTGCTCAAGGAGCGGTTCCCCGACGAGATTGAGCACATCTTCGCCCGGACCGGGACGGCCGAGGTCGCGACCGATCCGATGGGCCCGAACGTCTCCGACACCTACCTGATGCTGAAGCCGCGGAGCGGGTGGAAGAAAGCGAAGACGCAGGAGGAGCTCGCGGAGGCGATCGAGGAGGTGATCAAGGACCTGCCCGGGCAGAACTACGAGTTCAGTCAGCCCATCGAGCTCCGGTTCAACGAGCTCATCTCGGGCGTGCGGAGCGACGTCGCCGTCAAGGTCTTCGGCGATGATCTCGACGTCATGCTCAAGCAGGCGCAGAAGATCGGCGGCATCCTCGGAAAGACGCCGGGCGCCGCCGACGTCAAGGTCGAGCAGGTCACCGGCCTGCCGGTGCTCACGATCGACGTCGACCGGGACGCCGCCGCCCGCTACGGGCTCAACATCGCCGACGTGCACGCGGTGATCGAGGCAGCGGTCGGGGGCATCAGCGCAGGCGAGGTGTTCGAGGGAGACAAGCGCTTCGACCTCGTCATCCGCCTCCCCGACGCGATCCGCGGTGACATCCGCGCGCTCCAGAACCTGCCCGTTCCGCTCCCGGAGGCGGACCGCCCGGAAGCCGCCACGCGGACCGTCTCGGCGACGGACCGGCCGGAGCAGCACGCGGCGTTCGTTCCGCTCGGCTCGGTGGCGAAGATCGCCGTCGAGGAGGGGCCCAACCAGGTGAGCCGGGAGAACGGCAAACGCCGGGTCGTGGTGCAGGCGAACGTGCGCGGGCGGGATCTCGGGAGCTTCGTGGCCGACGCGCAGCAGCGGATCGACGCGGAGGTGAAGCTCCCGGCCGGCTACTGGACCGCGTGGGGCGGGCAGTTCGAGAACCTCATCGCTGCACGCCAGCGGCTCGCCCTGGTCGTGCCGGTCGCGCTCGGGCTCATCTTCGGGTTGCTCTTCCTGTCCTTCGGGACGCTGAAGAACGCCTTGTTGATCTTCACCGGTGTCCCGCTCGCGCTGACCGGAGGCATCTTCGCGCTCTGGATCCGCGGGCTGCCCGTCTCGATCTCCGCGGCGATCGGGTTCATCGCCCTCTCGGGCGTCGCCGTGCTCAACGGGCTGGTGATGGTGACCTTCATCGAGAATATGCGCCAGCAGGGCGAGTCGCTCGACGATGCTGTCTTCCATGGCTCGATCGCGCGGCTCCGCCCCGTGCTCATGACGGCGCTCGTCGCGGCCCTCGGCTTCGTCCCGATGGCGCTCGCGACCGGCACCGGCTCCGAGGTGCAGCGGCCGCTCGCGACGGTCGTGATCGGGGGCATCCTCTCGTCGACGGCCCTCACGCTTCTGATCCTGCCGACCCTCTACCGCTTGTTTCATGCGAGGGAGGCGACTGCCGCTCCGGCGCCTCCCCTGGCCGAACGCATCATCGAGAGAGGAGATCCTCCTGCTTGA
- a CDS encoding heavy metal translocating P-type ATPase yields the protein MRLRSVVGGRMRWEARGLKNNPRYAAAVESALQNEAGIEEVQANPVTGRLLLRCDPGLTPTAIQAKLRAALSSPPLEDDAYRQWREQRAATREARQGGGHHQHEDHEHGDLDAQVRNLVLGGSVLLGLGIKRLAFGAGALASSPIVGGINIAATLISGYPFLKGWWRSISGQTGMNTDTLVGSATIASLLLRENVTALTVLWLLNLGEYLQALTLRRTERAIRDLLEMPDEEIWQVLGEQEVRRPVAELQPGDLIAVYAGKRIPVDGVIVEGQGTINEAPITGESVPVMKVRGDTVYAGTVLLSGGLRARVERVGSDTAVGRLIQRVEQARELQAPIHTVGERFSRRFVPASFALSIAVLALTGDATRALTMLLIACPCAAGLATPTAVSAAIGNGARRGVLIKGGTHLEAAAKLDVIVFDKTGTLTQGVPSVQRVISLVDDYAAEQVLSLAATGELHSQHPLALAVVGHAAEREITVQPHDACEILVGRGMRADWQNNIVLVGNRRLMQQFDIAVSAEAEALYAEHAAEGETEMYVAHQGRLVGLIGVRDKLRPDVASSLAQLRREGVQRIAMLTGDIEESARAVAGAVGLTEWRAQLLPEQKYEWIRDLKAAGFHVAMVGDGINDAPALALADVGIAMGTAGSDVAIEAADIALAADNIAGVVTTLRLSRQALNVIRQNYGIALGVNAGGLVVGAMGALNPFIAAVLHNLSTLLVVFNSARLVGYEPTLPAGASAATARPRRASRRSARPAPGRQDTERGVPCGPRGAPATTGS from the coding sequence TTGCGTCTGCGCTCCGTGGTCGGGGGGCGGATGCGGTGGGAGGCGCGGGGCCTGAAGAACAATCCCCGCTACGCCGCCGCCGTCGAGTCCGCGCTTCAGAACGAGGCGGGCATCGAGGAGGTCCAGGCCAATCCCGTGACGGGGCGCCTGCTTCTGCGCTGCGATCCCGGGCTCACCCCGACTGCTATCCAGGCGAAGCTCCGCGCCGCCCTCTCGTCTCCCCCGCTGGAGGACGACGCCTACCGGCAGTGGCGGGAGCAGCGGGCGGCCACACGCGAGGCGCGCCAGGGAGGCGGACATCACCAGCACGAGGACCACGAGCACGGGGATCTCGACGCGCAGGTGCGTAACCTCGTCCTCGGCGGCTCGGTCCTCCTCGGCCTCGGCATCAAGAGGCTCGCGTTCGGCGCCGGCGCGCTGGCGTCGAGCCCGATCGTCGGCGGCATCAACATCGCCGCCACGCTGATCTCGGGGTATCCCTTCCTGAAGGGGTGGTGGCGCTCGATCTCCGGCCAGACCGGGATGAACACGGATACGCTCGTCGGGTCGGCGACGATCGCCAGCCTCCTGTTGCGCGAGAACGTCACCGCGCTGACCGTGCTGTGGCTCCTCAACCTGGGCGAGTACTTGCAGGCGCTGACGTTGAGGCGCACGGAGCGAGCGATCCGCGATCTTCTCGAGATGCCGGACGAGGAGATCTGGCAAGTCCTCGGCGAGCAGGAGGTGCGCCGCCCCGTAGCAGAGCTCCAGCCAGGAGACCTGATCGCGGTCTACGCGGGCAAGCGCATCCCCGTCGACGGCGTCATCGTGGAGGGCCAGGGCACGATCAACGAGGCTCCCATCACCGGCGAGAGCGTGCCCGTGATGAAGGTGCGCGGAGATACCGTCTACGCTGGCACCGTGCTCCTCTCCGGCGGCCTGCGCGCGCGTGTGGAGCGGGTCGGCAGCGATACGGCCGTCGGGCGCCTCATCCAGCGCGTGGAGCAGGCGCGCGAGCTGCAAGCCCCTATCCACACCGTGGGGGAGCGGTTCTCCAGGCGGTTCGTTCCTGCCTCGTTCGCCTTGTCGATCGCGGTCCTCGCCTTGACGGGCGACGCGACCAGGGCGCTGACCATGCTGCTGATCGCATGCCCGTGCGCGGCGGGCCTCGCGACGCCCACCGCGGTGAGCGCGGCCATCGGGAACGGCGCGCGTCGCGGTGTGCTCATCAAGGGCGGCACCCACCTCGAGGCCGCGGCGAAGCTGGATGTGATCGTCTTCGATAAAACGGGGACCCTGACGCAGGGAGTTCCCTCCGTGCAGCGGGTGATCTCGCTCGTGGACGACTACGCCGCCGAGCAGGTCCTCTCGCTCGCGGCGACCGGCGAGCTGCACTCCCAGCACCCGCTGGCGCTGGCGGTGGTGGGCCACGCGGCGGAGCGTGAGATCACGGTCCAGCCCCACGACGCATGCGAGATCCTCGTCGGGCGGGGGATGCGCGCGGACTGGCAGAACAACATCGTGCTGGTGGGCAACCGCCGGCTCATGCAGCAGTTCGACATCGCGGTGTCTGCCGAGGCCGAGGCCCTTTACGCGGAGCACGCGGCCGAGGGCGAGACCGAGATGTACGTGGCCCACCAGGGTCGCCTCGTCGGGCTGATCGGCGTGCGCGACAAGCTCCGTCCGGACGTGGCGTCGTCGCTGGCGCAGCTCCGCCGGGAGGGCGTGCAGCGGATCGCCATGTTGACTGGTGATATCGAGGAGTCAGCCCGCGCGGTCGCCGGCGCGGTGGGGCTCACGGAGTGGCGTGCCCAGCTGCTGCCCGAGCAGAAGTACGAGTGGATCCGCGACCTGAAGGCGGCGGGGTTCCACGTCGCGATGGTGGGCGATGGCATCAATGACGCGCCGGCGCTCGCGCTGGCCGACGTCGGGATCGCCATGGGCACGGCCGGCTCCGATGTCGCGATCGAAGCGGCGGACATCGCGCTGGCGGCCGACAACATCGCCGGCGTCGTCACGACGCTGCGGCTCAGCCGCCAGGCGCTCAACGTCATCCGCCAGAACTACGGCATCGCGCTGGGCGTCAACGCAGGGGGCCTGGTGGTCGGGGCGATGGGAGCGCTCAACCCGTTCATCGCGGCGGTGCTCCACAACCTGAGCACGCTCCTCGTCGTCTTCAACTCGGCGCGCCTCGTCGGCTACGAGCCGACGCTCCCCGCCGGCGCGAGCGCGGCCACCGCGCGACCGAGGCGCGCGTCGCGGAGGAGCGCGAGGCCCGCGCCTGGTCGGCAGGACACCGAGCGCGGCGTCCCGTGCGGGCCTCGCGGCGCGCCGGCCACCACGGGGTCCTGA
- a CDS encoding DUF5132 domain-containing protein, with translation MSLQLAQSKLIVALSALAAGALFAPLVGRAVRPLALLAVKGGIVAQRELVGIVEGLREELQDIVAEAKAQLGDLSEPASGDDGHAHDHAHAHPRAGA, from the coding sequence ATGTCGCTGCAATTGGCTCAATCGAAGCTGATCGTCGCCCTCTCGGCCCTCGCCGCCGGTGCCCTCTTCGCCCCTCTCGTGGGGCGCGCTGTGCGCCCCCTGGCGCTCCTCGCCGTCAAGGGCGGCATTGTCGCGCAACGGGAGCTCGTGGGCATCGTGGAAGGGCTCCGCGAGGAGCTGCAGGACATCGTCGCCGAGGCAAAGGCTCAGCTTGGCGATCTGTCCGAGCCGGCCTCGGGCGACGACGGGCATGCTCATGACCATGCCCACGCACACCCGCGGGCCGGCGCGTGA